The nucleotide window CACAGACTCTGACGATTAATACCCCCTCACTCAgacacattgagggagaggagtGCTCTAGCCCACAGCAGAGCAGCTTGACTGGTCTATGGACTGTCCTCATGTACTTCTGGATTGGACTCGAGGGCTGTGGTTGAGAACAGTAGGTCAATCTGTAGGCTACTCCTCAAACCACTAGTAGGCTTGTGGCCTTATTTGAACGGACCAGTTTTTATTTGTGTTGAATTTTGAATGAATTGTTAAATTTGTTTCTATTGGTATTTTCTTTTTCTGAAAcagatcaaatgtattttatgatCTGTGTCTAGCTACCAAAATTGAAGGACACTATTCATGCAATTAAAATCAGGGACTACTGAAAGCAAGTTAAGTGCATGTGTTCTTGGTGCTGAAAATAAGTTAGTCAATACAAACTATTGCTGTCCAAGACATTAAATCCGGCGTGACACTTGCCCATTAAACAATGTATTTAAATGTTAACGAGTCTCCTCTTTGGTTTGTCAGTCTTGTCATCAGTTGAGAATATTCACTTCTCTCCATCCCACTGTGCCTCACACTACTCAGCATTTTTTTCTCCTTTTCCTCTATCAAGCAAGAACTCCTTTGCCCCATCACTCTTTTCTGTTCTAGGTTCAGATGCTTGCCTCCCTGGCTGGGGTAAGATACAATGCACTCCAGTGGTCATAATGgagtgtagtgtttgtatttgCCTTAAATCAGGTCTGAAAGGGGGCATTCTACTGGCTGGCACCTGATGGTGAACTAAAAAGAGCAAGACATTCACAAAGGAGAGTGCAAAGAAGAAAAAGTGGTCTTTTATATGGCAGAGTACCATTAGGACTGCCACACACAAACCAAGCTGATGGACAAAGTTACACTGTAAGGGACTCGAGACTCCTGCCCCCTCCCACGACCACCATACTTCTGCCATGTTTTATAGGCTTGGCTGCATTAACCAGCAGTCTAATCAACCTGAAAGAACATCCTAAATTGCTCCCCAATTATTGCCACCGCCCATCCCTGGCACAGACCAAACGTAACAGACAGGCTCAGCTGTAGCCATTTGTAAGTTATTCAACACCCGCTTTGGGTGGTTAGTTGGCTGCCATCACCTTGGTCCAACCCACTCTCTTAGTCCAAGTCATGGGTGGAGAGTAGTTGGCTGTGATTGCAGATTTGTCTGACCAAAGCACAGGCTAAATCCAGTTTTAGATTAGGATTAGGTGTCATTTTGAATTCATAAAGGGGAAAGAGGCTTAATTAACTCCTGGGGCAGTGTGGGTTTCTAACCTGGAAGTTATTAATAATAAATATGTAAATGGTAAAATGTACAATATTTTGTGCCAGTTGGCAGATTCAGTATATGTTGATCAATAATGTTCACTGTGCCTTCAGCCCTGTGAGTCCAAGGAGGAGAGAGGTTAACGGTGCATGATCAAATCCAATAACTTAAAAGAGAATTACATGAAAAATAACAGAACATGTAAACAGTCTCTAATCACTTTAATTACAGTGCTTTTCTCCaaaaaattaaagctgaaataactttacatttaaaaaaaaaagtttagacAGTTCTGCTAAAGAGATTAACGTTTCAACAAAAGGTTCAGGCAATCAGTTCTAATCCAATGCCTTGCTTTAAAAGAAAGACTAAGAAATGTCCATAGCACTCTGGTGGAATAACACCCAGAACCTTTTGATAAGAAGCACAAAAGGTTTGTAATGGAACAGCATGTTTCTTTGACATGAGGACAAAAGTATCCCCCCAGAACTTAGCCAAGGACAACATGAGCTACAAAGGACAAAAAAATACTAGTGCCCACTAAGTAAAAAATATGGAGTTCATACATTTCATATTGCCACTGACATTGATGCATGCCTTGTTCCATTACTATTAATATACTTTAATCATTCCCAATAAAAAGGGATGAAAACAAGGTCTTCAGGTCATGATGGAGGACATCTGAATTTAGAATACAACTGCTTTTGTCATATCAGCGCATAATACAGCATATACCTTGAGTGCAGGGGTAAACAACTGGGTGTCTGCGATGGGGGTTCAATGTTTTTATGAATATCGCTAGCAACAGACTAAACACATTTTGAATGACATACCTACAGTAGAAAAGAGGAAAATATCTTATTTCTCATGTCAACTTTATTTCTCCACTCCTAATATTGAACaaattacactcactggagtatctgacattggatttgaaaaataGGCTACCAGTGTGGTAAGTGCTACTGGCTGCTGGTAAGTGTTCTTGACTTGGACATACATTTTTGCCAACCCATGGATAGCAAGCTAAACAGTTGCGCTTAGCAAAAGTGTTTGCAGTTACCTTTCTAGCTAATAGGCTATGTTAGAGTTTACACTTCCAATTATAAATGTGGGGAGGTCAAACTAATGAAAAAACATTACCAAATCTATTAATCTCAAAATGTTTTGATTACTTCGCCTTGACATTCACCTGATAAAGacatgagaaaaaaaaatgttttggctAACATAATGGGAGTCCCTGGTTCAGtggtttgcctgggagggggtccctgggaAAGATAAGGTTGAAGACCCCTGAGTTACAAGGTTGTTGTGGCGCTAAGTCATTGTGATGGTGATGTTGAGGACATCAAGGTATCCCAACCCTTGAGCACCTGCCAAGAGTAATGACAATGCTTATGTATACAAAAATGTTTAACAATCAATTAGCTAGTCCCGCTGACAATCAATGTGTTCGAGATATTAGATTCTGCACAGAACATGGATTATAGCAAATGGATAGGCAGGAATTCTGCTTCTCTAGGCATTGTGAAAATCTGTTGATTTGCACAGAATCTGTGTATCTTAAACATGCATTTGTCCAACATACAGACCTCATCATGCACTTTTTTTGCTATTAAAGTCAGGCTCAATGCGACAAAGGCAGTACACATGATTATTAACCTGAGCCACTTTCATACATCATAATGCTGACCAGACAGTACCCCTGTCCATCACAAAGCAGGTGAATGATGAGATTCATGGAGGAACATAGTTACTCTGCATGGCAGCCACTTCTCAATGAAAGCCAACATGATCTGACACACAACAAAAGCTGGTAAGTGTCAACAAGAGTTTGACTTTGAAGCCCACTAACCTCTGTTTTAGGCTTCATCTCAATAATACGCTCTTCAGTGTTTTGCTAAATGGTATTTTAGGGGAGCAGGATATTGTTGCCGTCAGAGGTGTTAAACCATAATTGTTGCAAGTAGTacatctgtatgtatgtatgtatgcttaATTCAGGAGAAACACTCCTTTCAGTCAAAATTACCAGCAGACTTATGTAAAAAAAAGTCAATAAACATAGGGTCCCGTTCAATTATTTTTTGCCTCCCTTTTCTATTTACTAGACATGCATGTCTGCCCAAGGGTCAAGAGGAGGAAATAACAAAGGTAGATTTTTAAAAGTCTGCAATAAGCTGCCTCTTAAACCCCTCACCATCCAAAACAAGACTATTTACATTAAATAAGAAACCCAGACAGCTTTCCATGATTGGGTTATTATCCTCCCTGGCCCATATGGTGTATTGTTGTAACAAGAGATGAGAAATGAGGGCAGCTTTCCAGTAGGTACTTTTGACAAAAGGAACTTAATTTTCAACATCAGAAGAGTACAAAGCAAATATAGAGAAGATACAGTGTTAcacttttcacactactgagccgaGCCAAAATGAGCCGAGCAGAACTGTATTGCGCCAGCATGGCTGTACTGCGCCAGCCTGGTAACTCTTCTACCACACAGTTGCTAGAACCATGCAGGAAAGGACAACGTGAAAGAATATTATCTGAGCCACCGTACGGTTTGAGTCAGCACGATAGAGTGAAAAGGGTATATGTGAGTTGAGGAGGACAGTGGATTATGACGATTAGGCCTATTTCTGGTTTTTTAACTGATTAGACAACCAATCCAGTCCTTCATAGAGACCGTCTCCGCTGGTGGCACAGGTGGCCTGGATGTACCAGTTTCTATGGCGGAGGGAGTGCAGTCCCAACTTGTCTGTGAGTTCGGCCGCATTCATAGCATTTGGGAGGTCCTGAAAAGAGAAGTTCTCCCTTAATGAGACAAAAGCCAAGCCAGGGAAGGACATCCAAAGTATATAACAGGTGTAttgtcctttctattttattaatACAACAAAAGCAAGTCAGAGGCTTTTGGCTTTCACACAATGGACAGGTGAAAAATGTAGGAGTACCTGTTTGTTAGCGAATACTAATAAGACTGCCTCTCGTAGTTCATCCTCTGCCAACATTCTCATCAGTTCTTCGCGGGCTTCGTTCACTCGCTCTCTGTCATTGCTGTCCACAACGAAGATGAGACCTGAAACacaccaaaaaaaaacattttgagtCAACATCTTGGTCCTCCTTTGACAGAAGTAAAATTACTTGCTGTCAGCACACCTTACCCTGTGTGTTCTGGAAATAGTGACGCCACAACGGTCTAATTTTGTCTTGACCACCGACATCCCACACTGTAAAACTTATGTTCTTGTACTCGACTGTCTCAACATTAAAACCTAAATTGAAGAAAGAAGACATTAATAACCCGCACAATCTATTTGATGCAAG belongs to Oncorhynchus gorbuscha isolate QuinsamMale2020 ecotype Even-year linkage group LG22, OgorEven_v1.0, whole genome shotgun sequence and includes:
- the LOC124009566 gene encoding ADP-ribosylation factor 1-like — its product is MGNLFASLFKAFGKKEMRILMVGLDAAGKTTILYKLKLGEIVTTIPTIGFNVETVEYKNISFTVWDVGGQDKIRPLWRHYFQNTQGLIFVVDSNDRERVNEAREELMRMLAEDELREAVLLVFANKQDLPNAMNAAELTDKLGLHSLRHRNWYIQATCATSGDGLYEGLDWLSNQLKNQK